The following are from one region of the Paenibacillus sabinae T27 genome:
- the pgmB gene encoding beta-phosphoglucomutase, translating into MKEVKACLFDLDGVLVDTAKYHYIAWKELADRLGFEFTEKDNERLKGVSRTASLNILLEIGGLTLDEAEKAKLAESKNNRYVEYISKMDSSEILPGALNFLKECRSQGIWVALGSASKNAMTILDQTGLTPYFDAIIDGTKTSAAKPDPEVFLLGAEALGVSPAECVVFEDAEAGIEAAIRGGMASVGIGSPETLGAANLVIPSLQEMNVARLKEAFAAV; encoded by the coding sequence ATGAAAGAAGTCAAAGCCTGCCTGTTCGATCTCGACGGCGTGCTGGTCGACACGGCCAAGTATCATTACATCGCCTGGAAAGAGCTGGCGGACCGCCTCGGTTTCGAGTTCACCGAGAAGGATAACGAGCGGCTGAAAGGCGTCAGCCGGACCGCCTCGCTGAACATCCTGCTGGAAATCGGAGGACTTACGCTGGACGAGGCTGAAAAAGCCAAGCTTGCCGAGAGCAAGAATAACCGCTACGTCGAATATATTTCGAAGATGGACAGCTCCGAAATCCTTCCCGGAGCGCTGAACTTCCTGAAGGAATGCCGCAGTCAGGGAATATGGGTCGCCCTCGGCTCCGCCAGCAAGAACGCGATGACGATTCTGGACCAGACCGGACTCACCCCTTATTTCGACGCGATTATCGACGGCACCAAGACGTCCGCGGCCAAGCCCGATCCGGAAGTCTTCCTGCTCGGAGCCGAAGCGCTCGGGGTCTCTCCCGCCGAATGCGTTGTCTTCGAAGACGCCGAGGCCGGAATCGAGGCGGCGATCCGCGGAGGCATGGCGAGCGTCGGCATCGGTTCGCCGGAGACGCTTGGAGCCGCGAACCTTGTCATCCCGTCCCTGCAGGAGATGAACGTCGCACGGCTTAAGGAAGCTTTTGCCGCCGTTTAA
- a CDS encoding LacI family DNA-binding transcriptional regulator, producing the protein MTVTIKDVAKRAGVSPSTVSRVLSGHPRISAETSRKVKIIMEEMGYHPNIMAKSLVSRTTNSICIILPKPAEELFSNLFFMELIRGIVTQASRSGYDVLISSGATEKEELEAVSRLLKGRRVDGAILLYSRKGDAVIDFLKEEGYPFVLVGRSDKYDDILSVDTDNRMAAYDATSHLISMGHKRIGFVSGPPNLIVSRDRLEGYRAAMEDNGLELKSEWIVEGEFLQESGYRAMSFFMNLPSRPTALVVVDDIVSFGVLRGLSELNYSVPADLALVSFNNIPLSELSTPPISSIDIGIYQLGYTASQILIQTIQKQVNEPGGTKRHIIPHRLIVRESSMYSPGGK; encoded by the coding sequence ATGACGGTTACCATCAAGGATGTGGCCAAGAGAGCGGGCGTCTCCCCTTCCACGGTCTCCCGGGTTTTGTCGGGCCATCCGAGAATCAGCGCGGAAACCTCACGCAAGGTCAAGATTATAATGGAAGAAATGGGCTACCACCCGAACATCATGGCCAAGAGTCTCGTTTCAAGGACGACGAACAGCATCTGCATCATTCTGCCGAAGCCGGCCGAGGAATTGTTCTCCAATCTGTTCTTTATGGAATTGATTCGCGGGATTGTCACACAGGCAAGCCGCTCGGGCTACGATGTTCTGATCAGCTCCGGCGCAACGGAGAAGGAAGAACTGGAAGCGGTCTCACGGCTGCTGAAAGGTCGGCGGGTTGACGGCGCGATCCTGCTCTACTCGCGCAAAGGCGACGCCGTGATCGATTTTCTCAAAGAAGAGGGCTACCCCTTTGTTCTGGTGGGGCGCAGCGACAAGTATGACGATATCCTGTCGGTCGATACCGACAACCGGATGGCGGCTTATGATGCCACAAGTCACCTTATTTCCATGGGGCATAAACGAATCGGCTTCGTCAGCGGGCCTCCGAACCTGATCGTCTCCCGGGACCGGCTGGAAGGCTACCGGGCAGCTATGGAGGATAACGGCCTTGAACTGAAATCCGAATGGATTGTGGAAGGCGAGTTTCTGCAGGAGAGCGGCTACCGGGCCATGTCTTTCTTCATGAATCTGCCGAGCCGTCCAACGGCGCTGGTTGTTGTGGACGACATCGTCTCCTTCGGAGTTCTCCGGGGGCTAAGCGAGCTGAACTACTCGGTTCCCGCGGATCTGGCGCTGGTCAGCTTTAACAACATTCCGCTGTCAGAGCTGTCTACTCCGCCGATCAGCAGCATCGATATCGGAATTTACCAGCTGGGCTACACCGCTTCTCAAATTCTGATTCAGACGATTCAGAAGCAGGTTAACGAGCCGGGCGGCACAAAGCGGCATATTATTCCTCATCGTTTGATTGTTCGAGAATCCTCCATGTATTCACCCGGCGGAAAATGA
- a CDS encoding alpha-glycosidase — protein sequence MLLEAVYHRPRLNWSYAYDENTIHLRLRAKKGDLSEVFAWVGDKYAWDQTKELIPMTVFASDDMFDYWECESVPPFRRLKYGFLLQKGKERIWMTESEFQAERPLNPYRLFEFPYINRGDVFAPPAWVKDSIFYQIFPERFASGDPGLDPENVEPWGGVPKQDNFFGGDLQGVIDHLDHLTELGITGIYFTPVFAAASNHKYDTEDYMRVDPHFGDTETLKRLVDACHERGIRVLLDAVFNHSGSTFAPFVDVVRNGENSVYKDWFHIRKFPVHSENGIPTYDAFGFVREMPKLNTEHPDVKRYLLGVAEYWIKEVGIDGWRLDVANEVDHGFWRDFRKVVKQANPEAYILGEIWNESSPWLEGDKFDAVMNYPFTEAVLDFFIRGSLDSEGFAHAIGKQLSRYPLQASEVTFNLLDSHDTARLLTLAGGDKRIMKLAALFQFTFMGAPCIYYGDEIGLEGGEDPGCRKCMEWDMAKQDRELFGFYRKLIDIRKSHPSLRTGTMAFLEANRHGSKLAYERRLGDESVIVLLNNEDTAQSFHLNVEIERWKDLFTGETLRISRGVLSVKLPAYGFTVLGAADL from the coding sequence ATGTTACTGGAAGCTGTCTATCATCGCCCTCGTCTCAACTGGTCCTATGCTTACGATGAGAACACGATTCATCTGCGGCTTCGCGCCAAAAAAGGCGATTTGAGCGAAGTGTTCGCCTGGGTAGGGGATAAATATGCCTGGGATCAAACCAAAGAACTGATTCCAATGACCGTTTTTGCCTCTGACGACATGTTCGATTATTGGGAATGCGAGTCCGTTCCGCCTTTCCGCCGGCTGAAATATGGCTTTCTGCTGCAAAAGGGCAAAGAGCGGATCTGGATGACCGAAAGCGAATTTCAAGCCGAGCGTCCCTTGAATCCTTATCGGCTGTTTGAATTCCCATATATCAACCGCGGCGATGTCTTCGCTCCTCCGGCCTGGGTCAAGGATTCGATCTTTTATCAAATTTTCCCGGAGCGTTTCGCGAGTGGCGACCCCGGCCTTGATCCGGAAAACGTTGAGCCTTGGGGCGGCGTTCCGAAACAGGACAACTTTTTCGGCGGCGACCTGCAGGGTGTGATCGATCATCTGGACCACCTGACTGAACTCGGCATTACCGGTATTTACTTTACGCCTGTGTTCGCCGCTGCCTCGAATCATAAATATGACACAGAGGACTACATGAGAGTTGATCCGCATTTCGGTGACACCGAGACATTGAAGCGGCTTGTGGACGCCTGCCACGAAAGAGGAATTCGCGTGCTGCTCGACGCTGTGTTCAATCACTCGGGCAGTACCTTTGCCCCGTTTGTCGACGTCGTCCGGAACGGGGAGAACTCTGTTTATAAGGACTGGTTTCATATCCGCAAGTTCCCGGTTCATTCCGAGAATGGAATTCCCACGTACGATGCCTTTGGCTTTGTGAGAGAAATGCCGAAGCTGAATACCGAACATCCGGACGTCAAGCGTTATCTCCTGGGCGTTGCCGAATACTGGATCAAGGAAGTAGGCATTGACGGCTGGCGTCTGGACGTGGCTAACGAAGTGGATCACGGTTTCTGGCGCGATTTCCGGAAGGTCGTCAAGCAGGCCAACCCCGAAGCGTATATATTGGGCGAAATTTGGAATGAATCCTCCCCATGGCTGGAGGGAGACAAATTTGACGCCGTGATGAACTATCCATTTACCGAGGCCGTACTCGATTTCTTCATACGCGGCTCTTTGGATTCGGAAGGCTTTGCCCATGCGATCGGCAAACAGTTATCCCGTTATCCGCTTCAAGCCAGCGAAGTCACCTTCAATCTTCTGGACAGCCATGATACCGCCCGCCTGCTGACGCTCGCCGGAGGCGACAAGCGTATAATGAAACTGGCCGCGTTGTTTCAATTCACATTCATGGGCGCTCCCTGCATCTATTACGGCGATGAGATCGGTCTTGAAGGCGGTGAAGATCCAGGCTGCCGGAAATGTATGGAATGGGACATGGCCAAGCAGGACCGCGAGCTGTTCGGCTTCTACCGCAAGCTGATCGACATCCGGAAGAGTCATCCGTCGCTCCGGACCGGCACAATGGCTTTTCTTGAAGCCAACCGTCACGGCAGCAAGCTGGCCTACGAACGCCGGCTGGGAGACGAGTCGGTAATTGTGCTTCTTAATAATGAAGATACGGCGCAATCTTTCCATCTTAATGTAGAGATAGAGCGCTGGAAAGACCTGTTCACCGGGGAAACGCTTCGCATAAGCCGGGGCGTACTGTCCGTCAAGCTGCCTGCCTACGGCTTTACAGTTCTGGGCGCAGCAGACCTATAA
- a CDS encoding sugar ABC transporter substrate-binding protein — protein sequence MKMKKFVTLAAAFTMVLSITACGSGNNGANSAQTSAPTESASNSGGTNTGSVSSQITPEDGAALTVWESKEERAFTEQIAKEFTQKYNVPVKIEEVAPADQVTKLSQDGPSGLAADVIVIPHDNLGKAVAASLVLPNDLFAEETKKNNTEAAITGASFEGELYGYPRSAETYALYYNKSLVKEAPKSFDDVLAFSKTFTDKSKNKYGIMWEVGNLYFNYMFIASTGGYVFGDSGTNKDDIGLNSDQAIEGLKAFVKMKEALPIKSGDINPDIKRSLFNSGDVAMDINGPWELAGYKQALGDKLGLAPLPTVDGKTSISFSGIKIYGVNAYSQYPNAAKLYAEFATSKDAQLLLNKLIGSIPTNKEALEDPQVKNDPYVSAFAEQAKNSQPMPSIPEMGNVWSPANAALPEIWDKNADPKAAMDKAVQQIKDLNNGAAAQ from the coding sequence TTGAAGATGAAAAAGTTTGTCACTCTCGCCGCTGCGTTCACAATGGTTCTCTCCATTACGGCCTGCGGGTCCGGAAATAACGGAGCGAATTCTGCCCAAACGAGTGCACCTACAGAAAGCGCCTCCAATTCTGGAGGTACGAACACGGGATCAGTGTCTTCTCAAATCACTCCTGAAGACGGAGCTGCTTTGACGGTATGGGAGAGTAAAGAAGAAAGGGCGTTCACCGAGCAAATCGCCAAGGAATTTACCCAAAAATATAATGTTCCGGTCAAAATCGAAGAAGTGGCTCCCGCAGATCAAGTGACGAAATTGTCTCAGGACGGTCCTTCGGGATTGGCGGCGGACGTTATCGTTATTCCGCATGACAATCTCGGTAAGGCGGTCGCTGCGAGTCTTGTCCTTCCAAATGATCTGTTTGCCGAGGAAACCAAAAAGAACAACACCGAGGCCGCGATTACCGGAGCCAGCTTTGAGGGCGAACTGTACGGCTACCCGCGTTCCGCCGAGACCTACGCTCTGTATTATAATAAATCGCTGGTGAAGGAAGCGCCGAAGTCTTTTGATGATGTGCTTGCTTTCAGCAAGACGTTCACGGACAAATCGAAGAACAAATACGGGATTATGTGGGAAGTCGGCAACCTGTATTTTAACTATATGTTTATCGCTTCGACAGGCGGTTATGTCTTCGGCGATAGCGGCACTAACAAGGACGATATTGGCCTGAACTCCGATCAAGCCATTGAAGGCTTGAAAGCTTTTGTCAAAATGAAAGAGGCTCTGCCGATCAAGAGCGGGGATATCAACCCGGATATCAAGCGCAGCCTGTTCAATTCCGGAGACGTAGCTATGGATATTAATGGTCCGTGGGAACTGGCCGGCTATAAACAAGCGCTTGGAGACAAGTTGGGTTTGGCGCCGCTGCCGACAGTTGACGGGAAAACGTCGATTTCCTTCTCCGGCATCAAAATCTACGGAGTCAATGCGTATTCGCAGTATCCGAATGCGGCCAAATTGTATGCTGAATTCGCTACCAGCAAAGATGCCCAGCTTCTGCTGAACAAGCTGATTGGTTCCATCCCGACGAACAAGGAAGCATTGGAAGATCCGCAGGTCAAGAATGATCCATATGTGTCGGCCTTTGCCGAACAAGCGAAGAATTCCCAGCCTATGCCGTCCATACCGGAGATGGGCAATGTGTGGAGCCCGGCTAACGCAGCGCTGCCGGAAATTTGGGATAAAAACGCCGATCCGAAGGCGGCAATGGACAAAGCGGTTCAGCAAATCAAGGATTTGAACAATGGAGCCGCAGCTCAATAA
- a CDS encoding carbohydrate ABC transporter permease, producing MRIQRATATILSTIFMGLGQIYNRQFVKGIIFFLIESACVYYFIGNLGRALWGIATLGDTPNHLAKVNGITKMVPGDHSIYILIQSLITLFVLILFLIAWVMNIRDAFQTARKREAGIPVNNFKQSLRYVRDYKFAETFLILPAVGILFFTIMPIIFMILIAFTNYSAPSHVPPAKLVDWVGFETFRNLLALKTWSHTFYGVLTWTIIWAILSTVTTYFGGLLVALLISQQGIRFKGFWRAILIIPYAVPQLISLLLMRNLFNGQFGPINQYLRYFGLGGLPWLTDPFWAKVTVIIVNMWVGIPVSMLLIMGVLTTIPRDMYEAAEVDGASNFQKFRIVTLPMVLFTTAPTLITQFAGNINNFNAIFLLTGGNPVNGNYQYAGSTDLLVTWLYKLTLDQNKNNMAAAVGIIIFIIIASFSIYNYRRTNSFKQEDMIQ from the coding sequence ATGCGAATACAACGCGCAACAGCCACGATACTGTCGACGATTTTTATGGGACTCGGACAAATATACAACCGCCAATTCGTAAAAGGCATTATTTTTTTCTTGATCGAATCAGCGTGTGTCTATTATTTTATCGGAAATTTGGGAAGGGCCTTGTGGGGGATTGCCACTTTGGGAGATACGCCCAACCATTTGGCTAAAGTGAACGGGATCACGAAAATGGTGCCCGGAGACCATTCCATTTATATTTTGATTCAGAGCTTGATTACCTTGTTTGTGCTGATTTTGTTTCTGATCGCCTGGGTTATGAACATCAGGGATGCGTTCCAAACCGCCAGGAAACGGGAAGCCGGAATTCCGGTTAACAACTTTAAACAATCACTCCGCTATGTACGGGATTATAAATTTGCGGAAACCTTCCTGATTCTTCCTGCCGTCGGCATTTTGTTCTTCACCATCATGCCGATTATCTTTATGATCCTGATTGCCTTTACGAACTATTCCGCCCCCTCGCACGTTCCTCCGGCGAAGCTTGTGGATTGGGTCGGCTTCGAAACCTTCCGCAATTTGCTTGCACTGAAGACATGGAGCCATACTTTTTACGGGGTTCTGACCTGGACAATTATTTGGGCGATCTTATCGACGGTTACCACTTATTTCGGAGGTCTGCTGGTAGCGCTGCTGATTAGCCAGCAGGGTATAAGATTTAAAGGTTTCTGGAGAGCGATTCTGATTATTCCGTATGCTGTTCCGCAGCTGATCTCTCTGCTGCTCATGCGCAACCTGTTCAATGGGCAATTCGGCCCGATCAATCAATATCTGAGATATTTTGGACTCGGCGGACTGCCGTGGCTAACCGATCCATTCTGGGCGAAGGTGACCGTTATTATTGTAAATATGTGGGTCGGCATACCGGTATCCATGCTGCTAATTATGGGTGTGCTGACGACAATTCCGCGGGATATGTACGAAGCGGCAGAGGTTGACGGAGCTTCCAACTTTCAAAAATTTCGCATTGTCACTTTACCCATGGTTCTGTTCACCACAGCCCCTACGCTCATAACGCAGTTTGCGGGCAACATTAACAACTTTAACGCGATTTTTCTGCTTACGGGCGGGAATCCGGTGAATGGGAACTATCAATACGCAGGTTCAACGGATTTGCTCGTAACATGGTTGTATAAATTGACGCTTGACCAGAACAAAAACAACATGGCCGCCGCAGTAGGGATCATTATCTTTATCATCATCGCTTCCTTTTCGATATACAACTACCGCCGGACCAATTCTTTCAAACAGGAGGACATGATCCAATGA
- a CDS encoding sugar ABC transporter permease: protein MIGRKFANISRLAVSYIILIVLAISALYPAIWIVLGSLRPGKSLYSKHFIPDQLTLVHYKELFTSQVYLFGTWYMNTLKIALCSMLIGVLLTLLTSYAVSRFRFKGRQTALSTLLILGMFPGFMSMIAIYLLLKEFHLLDTHLALIIVYAAGAPLSGTFIAKGFLDTIPRSLDEAARIDGASNFGIFSRIILPLSRPMITYMALTQFVGPWVDFIFARLILRTKENWTVAVGMWDMVNTIQNSNFTLFSAGAVLIAVPIMILFAFLQRLLVDGLTAGASKG, encoded by the coding sequence ATGATCGGACGTAAATTCGCCAATATCAGTCGTCTGGCTGTGAGTTATATCATCCTGATTGTCCTGGCGATATCGGCCTTGTATCCGGCGATATGGATTGTTCTCGGATCGCTTCGGCCCGGAAAGTCGCTGTACAGCAAGCATTTTATTCCGGATCAGCTGACGCTTGTCCATTATAAAGAGCTCTTTACCTCACAGGTCTATTTGTTCGGCACTTGGTACATGAATACGTTGAAGATCGCTCTCTGCTCTATGCTGATCGGCGTATTATTGACTCTGCTGACAAGCTATGCGGTATCAAGATTTCGTTTTAAGGGACGTCAGACGGCGTTGTCCACACTGCTGATTCTCGGCATGTTCCCGGGCTTTATGAGTATGATCGCCATTTATTTGCTGCTGAAGGAGTTTCATCTTCTGGATACTCATCTGGCGTTAATTATCGTCTACGCGGCCGGCGCTCCTCTCAGCGGAACATTCATCGCCAAAGGCTTTCTCGATACGATTCCCCGTTCCCTTGACGAGGCCGCGCGGATTGACGGGGCAAGCAACTTCGGCATTTTCTCAAGAATTATTCTGCCATTATCACGACCGATGATTACTTATATGGCGCTGACCCAGTTTGTCGGACCATGGGTTGACTTCATTTTCGCACGGCTGATTCTGCGGACAAAAGAGAACTGGACCGTCGCAGTAGGGATGTGGGACATGGTCAACACCATTCAGAACTCCAACTTCACCCTGTTCTCGGCCGGAGCCGTACTGATTGCTGTGCCGATTATGATCTTGTTCGCCTTCCTCCAGCGCTTGCTGGTAGACGGATTGACAGCGGGAGCCAGCAAAGGGTAA
- the yhbH gene encoding sporulation protein YhbH codes for MPQSSQPFSFVVSKEDWSLHRKGHQDQERHQQKVKEAIKSNLPDLVTEENIIMSDGKQIVKVPIRSLDEYRIIYNYRKQKHVGQGDGDSQIGDVLGREPAQAGPGKGDKAGDQPGQDLVEAEVDLEDLEDILFQEFELPHLKPKDKEEVEVQSIVFNDIRKKGMMSNIDKKRTLLENLRRNARAGIPKIHRISPDDLRYKTWDETTIPHSNAVIIAMMDTSGSMGTFEKYCARSFFFWMTRFLRRQYEKVEIVFLAHHTEAKEVTEHDFFTRGESGGTICSSAYQKALDIIDKRYPPSKYNIYPFHFSDGDNLSSDNERCVKLIGELLKRSNIFGYGEVNQYNRSSTLMSAYKHIKQPQFMYYVIKDKKEVYQALKTFFAKKEPAGR; via the coding sequence TTGCCGCAATCGTCACAGCCTTTTTCATTCGTCGTCTCAAAGGAAGACTGGTCCCTGCACCGCAAAGGCCATCAGGATCAGGAACGTCACCAGCAGAAGGTCAAGGAAGCCATCAAGAGCAATCTGCCCGATCTCGTTACGGAAGAGAACATTATCATGTCCGATGGCAAGCAAATTGTAAAAGTGCCGATCCGCAGTCTGGATGAGTACCGGATTATTTATAATTACCGCAAGCAGAAGCATGTCGGGCAAGGCGACGGAGACAGTCAAATTGGAGATGTTCTGGGACGGGAACCGGCCCAAGCGGGTCCGGGCAAGGGAGATAAAGCCGGCGATCAGCCGGGTCAGGACCTGGTGGAGGCGGAGGTCGATCTGGAGGATCTGGAGGACATTCTGTTTCAGGAATTTGAGCTGCCTCATCTAAAGCCCAAGGACAAGGAAGAAGTTGAGGTCCAGTCCATCGTCTTCAACGATATCCGCAAAAAAGGTATGATGTCCAATATCGACAAAAAGCGCACCCTGCTTGAGAACCTGCGCCGCAACGCCAGAGCCGGTATTCCGAAAATTCACCGCATCAGTCCCGACGATCTGCGCTACAAAACATGGGACGAAACGACCATCCCGCATTCCAATGCGGTTATCATCGCCATGATGGATACTTCAGGAAGTATGGGAACCTTTGAAAAATACTGCGCCCGCAGCTTCTTCTTCTGGATGACCCGCTTCCTGCGCCGCCAGTACGAGAAGGTCGAGATTGTCTTTCTGGCCCATCATACGGAAGCCAAAGAGGTCACCGAGCATGACTTCTTCACCCGGGGCGAGAGCGGCGGCACGATCTGTTCGTCGGCCTATCAAAAAGCGCTGGATATTATCGACAAACGCTATCCGCCTTCCAAGTACAACATCTATCCTTTCCATTTCTCGGACGGCGACAATTTAAGCTCCGACAACGAGCGCTGCGTCAAGCTGATCGGGGAGCTGCTGAAGCGCAGCAACATCTTCGGCTACGGCGAGGTCAACCAGTATAACCGGAGCAGCACGCTGATGTCGGCATACAAGCATATCAAGCAGCCGCAGTTCATGTACTATGTCATCAAGGACAAGAAGGAAGTGTATCAGGCGCTCAAGACCTTTTTCGCCAAAAAAGAGCCCGCAGGGCGGTAA
- a CDS encoding DUF7544 domain-containing protein yields MDEQDFPKQDPQQNNPYTGAPGFSPYPEEPRKLKHSGPGIASFVIAMVTIVGYIVSFIVAAVLIGQEVHVTITLADRGGEGFLFLGLSVLALAALNLIGLVVGIIGLALRGRRKVFGIIGTIINGLILLMFVLLIVVVLADVGALS; encoded by the coding sequence ATGGATGAACAGGATTTTCCGAAGCAAGACCCACAGCAAAACAACCCCTATACCGGTGCCCCCGGCTTCTCTCCCTACCCGGAGGAACCGCGAAAGCTCAAGCATTCTGGCCCAGGCATCGCCTCCTTTGTTATCGCTATGGTGACAATTGTGGGATACATCGTCTCCTTCATAGTCGCTGCAGTCTTAATCGGGCAGGAAGTTCATGTAACGATCACGCTGGCTGACCGGGGAGGCGAAGGTTTTCTGTTTCTCGGCTTGTCGGTGCTTGCGCTTGCGGCGCTTAATTTGATCGGCCTGGTGGTTGGAATCATCGGCCTTGCCCTGCGCGGTAGGCGCAAAGTATTCGGAATCATCGGGACGATCATCAACGGACTTATATTGCTGATGTTCGTGCTGCTCATTGTGGTGGTTCTGGCGGACGTGGGCGCCCTGTCGTAA
- a CDS encoding DUF423 domain-containing protein, translating into MQRTFITWGALFAMLAVAVGAFGAHILKASLNESAMAVYETGVHYHMMHALGLLIVGLAAGQWGESGRLRWSGWLLIAGIILFSGSLYALSISGIKVLGAITPLGGVCFIAGWLLLALEGWSRKKAR; encoded by the coding sequence TTGCAGCGGACATTTATCACTTGGGGAGCGCTGTTCGCCATGCTTGCCGTAGCCGTCGGCGCTTTCGGCGCCCATATCCTTAAAGCCTCGCTCAATGAATCGGCGATGGCGGTCTATGAAACGGGCGTCCATTATCACATGATGCATGCGCTGGGTCTGCTGATCGTCGGCCTTGCCGCCGGACAATGGGGTGAGAGCGGCCGGCTCCGCTGGTCCGGCTGGCTGCTTATTGCCGGCATCATCCTGTTCTCGGGGAGCCTTTATGCGCTGAGCATTTCGGGAATCAAGGTGCTGGGAGCAATTACTCCGTTAGGCGGAGTATGCTTCATTGCCGGCTGGCTGCTGCTTGCTTTGGAGGGCTGGTCCCGGAAAAAAGCCCGCTAG